Proteins co-encoded in one Dreissena polymorpha isolate Duluth1 chromosome 12, UMN_Dpol_1.0, whole genome shotgun sequence genomic window:
- the LOC127853730 gene encoding diisopropyl-fluorophosphatase-like, with translation MSNPEVIEPKFVKIAENLAGAEGPVFDKGGNFYMVAPEVVDAQNKYAGEVLKVNLENGQTEVACRPKDGFDGGIPAGCQCDQENNIWIADMRLGLLCMDSNGNYKQMFRYDSAGRIMQGCNDCIFDYDGNLWITAPAGNIAPAPYARSFEEPFGSIYCMTKDKILVRIDSELRFPNGIAVLHSSDGRPCKLIVAETPAKLLWQYDILGPGQVGKRSVWGKIPGDHEGGPDGMDFDADDNLLVANWGSGHIEVFQSTGGDPIVRIKCPFSRLSNLQFLPGTSTVFVTEHSSHALWKFDWKRVGKKQFCEM, from the exons ATGTCTAACCCGGAAGTGATTGAACCGAAATTTGTAAAAATTGCTGAAAATCTCGCTGGTGCAGAAGGACCGGTATTTGACAAAGGAGGAAACTTTTACATGGTTGCTCCCGAAGTTGTCGACGCCCAAAATAAATATGCTGGCGAAGTTTTAAAGGTGAACTTGGAAAATGGCCAG ACAGAGGTAGCTTGTCGGCCTAAAGATGGCTTTGATGGGGGAATTCCAGCAGGCTGCCAGTGTGATCAGGAAAACAACATCTGGATCGCAGACATGAGGCTTGGGCTTCTGTGTATGGACTCCAATGGGAATTATAAGCAg ATGTTTAGGTATGACAGTGCAGGTCGAATCATGCAGGGATGCAATGACTGTATCTTTGACTATGATGGCAATCTGTGGATTACTGCTCCAGCAGGAAATATTGCCCCAGCACCCTATGCGAGGTCTTTTGAG GAGCCATTTGGGTCCATTTACTGCATGACCAAAGACAAAATCCTGGTGCGCATTGACAGTGAGCTTAGATTTCCAAACGGCATTGCTGTGCTTCACTCATCAGATGGACGTCCATGTAAACTCATCGTTGCTGAAACCCCTGCCAAGCTGTTGTGGCAGTATGATATTCTTGGGCCTGGTCAAGTTGGCAAGAGAAGTGTATGGGGGAAAATTCCAG GAGACCATGAGGGTGGCCCAGACGGCATGGACTTTGATGCAGACGACAACTTGCTGGTCGCCAATTGGGGTTCAGGGCACATCGAGGTGTTTCAATCCACCGGGGGCGACCCAATAGTGCGAATCAAATGTCCCTTCAGTCGCCTAAGCAACCTTCAGTTCCTGCCAGGCACCAGCACAGTATTCGTCACAGAGCACAGTTCACACGCGCTGTGGAAGTTTGATTGGAAAAGAGTGGGAAAGAAGCAATTTTGTGAAATGTGA